From Streptomyces griseorubiginosus, one genomic window encodes:
- a CDS encoding S1 RNA-binding domain-containing protein, giving the protein MGDASAGQDVRRFLAEIRVGDVCRGRVASVSPSEMSVLLDDFTDWPLGTVGSLDGSWRRRFSDVAVVGQRVAGEVTAVDLDAGRVRLSMVATENPELWAFLKRLRQGELLSGTVAAIERFGVFVALDEGPEHPVYPGVGFITYPELSWRHFDAASDVVEVGQRVSCEFLQFDTWNGEARLSLRAMQPDPFLVFTDGIVVGQRLSGRVTKLVPFGVFVEVADGIEGLVHLSELDSVPGAAPEGVVQVGDRLTVVVTDVDRERRRLSLSRRQA; this is encoded by the coding sequence ATGGGGGATGCGTCAGCTGGACAGGATGTCCGGCGGTTTCTGGCGGAGATCCGTGTCGGTGACGTGTGCCGTGGCAGGGTTGCTTCAGTTTCTCCGTCCGAGATGTCGGTGCTCCTGGACGACTTCACCGACTGGCCGCTCGGGACGGTGGGGTCGTTGGACGGTTCCTGGCGTCGGCGTTTCTCCGACGTTGCCGTGGTCGGGCAGAGGGTCGCCGGCGAGGTGACCGCGGTCGATCTCGATGCGGGGCGGGTGCGGCTGTCGATGGTGGCCACGGAGAACCCAGAGCTCTGGGCGTTCCTCAAGAGGCTTCGCCAGGGTGAGCTCCTGTCCGGCACGGTGGCGGCGATCGAGCGGTTCGGTGTTTTCGTAGCCCTGGACGAGGGTCCCGAGCATCCGGTGTATCCCGGCGTCGGCTTCATCACGTATCCCGAGTTGTCCTGGCGTCATTTCGACGCGGCGTCCGATGTCGTCGAGGTCGGGCAGCGGGTGTCGTGTGAGTTCTTGCAGTTCGACACATGGAACGGAGAGGCTCGGTTGTCCCTCCGGGCGATGCAGCCGGACCCCTTCCTGGTGTTCACCGACGGCATCGTGGTGGGACAGAGGCTGAGTGGGCGGGTGACGAAACTGGTTCCGTTCGGTGTCTTCGTGGAGGTTGCCGACGGCATCGAGGGCCTGGTGCATCTGTCCGAGCTGGACTCGGTGCCTGGAGCGGCGCCTGAGGGTGTCGTACAGGTCGGCGATCGGTTGACGGTTGTCGTCACGGACGTCGACCGCGAGCGACGCCGGCTGTCGCTCTCTCGGCGCCAGGCTTGA
- a CDS encoding metalloregulator ArsR/SmtB family transcription factor, with product MSKQGLRVLGQGADEGCCQGLASAPLDEDQAEDLAKVFKALGDPVRLRLMSMIASRGEGGEVCVCELTPAFALSQPTISHHLKLLRQAGLIDCERRGTWVYYWVLPRVLERLAAFLTTAEPATVPG from the coding sequence ATGTCGAAACAAGGACTGAGGGTCCTCGGCCAGGGTGCCGACGAGGGCTGCTGCCAGGGACTTGCCTCCGCCCCGCTGGACGAGGACCAGGCCGAGGATCTGGCGAAGGTCTTCAAGGCCCTGGGCGATCCGGTCCGTCTGCGGCTGATGTCGATGATCGCCTCGCGCGGAGAGGGCGGTGAGGTGTGCGTGTGCGAGCTGACGCCGGCCTTCGCGCTGTCGCAGCCGACCATCTCGCACCACCTCAAGCTGCTCCGGCAGGCCGGGCTCATCGACTGCGAGCGCCGCGGAACCTGGGTCTACTACTGGGTGCTGCCCAGGGTGCTGGAGCGCCTGGCCGCGTTCCTGACCACGGCCGAACCGGCGACGGTGCCCGGGTGA